The Cottoperca gobio chromosome 6, fCotGob3.1, whole genome shotgun sequence genome has a segment encoding these proteins:
- the cd82b gene encoding CD82 molecule b: MGKGCITVTKYFLFLFNLLFFIFGALIMGFGLWVLFDNQSFIAVLQESSDTVKVASYILIGVGSLSMAMGFFGCIGAIYEIRCLLGLYFTCLLLILIAQVTAGVLIYFQRDTLKYEMSNIINGMIINYTGQNRTTEHTWDYVQRTMKCCGWTGPGNWSENIWIKNSSQNLYPCSCRNQSLPGTEIKDIGMCDHLSSETPVYETGCVTSVEKWLLDNCGVILGICVGVAVIELLGMILSMCLCKSVVQEDYTKVPKY; this comes from the exons ATGGGGAAAGGATGCATCACAGTCACCAAGTACTTCCTGTTCCTCTTCAACCTCCTTTTCTTT ATCTTTGGAGCATTGATCATGGGCTTTGGCCTGTGGGTCCTCTTTGATAACCAGAGCTTCATTGCTGTTCTAC AGGAATCATCAGACACGGTGAAAGTGGCCTCCTACATCCTCATCGGAGTGGGTTCCTTGTCAATGGCCATGGGCTTCTTCGGCTGCATAGGAGCCATCTACGAAATCCGTTGTCTGCTGGGACTG TACTTCACCTGCCTCCTGCTCATCCTCATCGCCCAGGTCACCGCTGGAGTTCTCATTTACTTCCAAAGAGATACG TTGAAATATGAGATGTCCAACATCATAAATGGCATGATAATCAACTACACTGGCCAGAACAGGACCACAGAGCACACCTGGGACTACGTTCAGAGGACG ATGAAGTGCTGTGGATGGACTGGTCCAGGCAACTGGTCTGAGAACATTTGGATTAAGAACAGCTCCCAGAACCTCTACCCATGTTCCTGTCGCAACCAGTCCCTGCCTGGCACGGAAATCAAGGACATAGGCATGTGTGACCACCTGTCCTCGGAGACACCCGTCTATGAAACG GGCTGTGTAACCAGCGTGGAGAAATGGCTCCTTGACAACTGTGGAGTTATTCTGGGAATCTGTGTTGGTGTGGCAGTCATAGAG CTCCTTGGGATGATCCTCTCCATGTGTCTGTGCAAGAGTGTCGTCCAGGAGGATTATACCAAAGTACCGAAGTACTGA